TGGCAAGTACTCCAACTTGTCGATGGGGTTCAGTTATGTCACTGTACTCAGAGAATACCAAGTTACGGTCACCGAATACAAGTTGCATGCTCACATACGGTCACCGCTGACCGGAGCATGCTGTATTTGTCGACGTGGCACTCGGTGGACCTACAATTCAGGACAAACAAACATGATGTTTGtgccaaaaaaaaaggaaaaggctGAGGTTCCCCCGGGGGAACAGCGTTCTGATCCCCCGGCTCCTCCGTGTACCACGCGTGAAAGAAAAAAAAGGCCCACCACGACACCAGCTCACGTCCCCAACCACCCAAATCTTATCCTATCGCAACGTTCTCCCGTCGTCTTCCTTCCTGGACCTCCACCTCCCGACGCACGAGCTCCTGCCGCGGGgcgtcggcctccgcctccacGACCAGACGCGAGCTCGCCTACCGCCGCCGGCCTCCGCCTACGCGAGTCGCGGAAGCTGACCTACCGCCGCCGGCCTCCGCCTCCATGGGCTGCGGAAGCTCCCCAAGGATGCGCCTCCGCTCCCGGCGCCGCCCACCTCGCGCCGGCGGGCATCCGGCGCGGCCATCCCCggccctcctcctctcccgcgCCGCCCCGAGCTCTATCCATGGTGgcctccctcctcctctcctcccgcGCCGCCCGCAGCGCCATCCAAGGAGGCGACGCCCACTCGATCTCCGGTCAGGGATCCCGCTACCCCAGGCGTGTGCCCATCACGTTTGAAGGAGCTCCCCACGCCCTGCCCTCATCGCTGGTCAACGGGAACCTCTCCCCTCGCCATAGGATTTTTATTTTTTTCGCTACAATTGTTCAGCGGTTATGCTAATATCGAACAATTTGTTTGCTACAACCTTTTTTGCAGCATCGCTTTTGTGGATTTCATTTCCACGAGTAGGTCTTTGCTACATACCAATATTTTAATTGCTactttggttttgtggtttcgctACAATATTCTATTTTGTTGCTACAATCTCTCCGGCGAGAATCCATTGAAATTAGGATTTGCTATTTTTGTTATAGGTGTTTGCTACAATAGTATATTTTTCTGCTACAAATTCTCCGGCGggtctccggcgagtctccgacGAGGTTGCTTTTGCTACAATAACAAAAAAAGGTTGCTACAATCTTTGTGTGTTTTTGCTACTATAGCATATATTATTTGCTACTAAGTCCCCGGTGAGGTTTCTGGTCGGTCTTCAGCGACATCTCCGGCGAGactccggcgagtctccggcgAGATTCCGGCGAGGTCTGTGTGTTTTAGGTGAAAATAGAGTTTGCTACAattgaaccgttttttgctactttGGTGCATCATGGTAGCAAAAGTGGGAGAGAGGGCTGGTTGGTTTGATCTGACGGCCGAAAACGTCTCAGATCTGTTGATCGGACGGTTGGGGACCCGGGGGATTAGATTtctaatcccccgggggacgcccagcactcCCCTAACGAGTTCCATCAGAAGCGGTGCAGAGTTGGGAGCACCCGATTGCTTGTTACCAATTTTTTCCAAGGTTTCTTTTGTAAAAGTTCAATCCttatccaaaaaaaaaattgttgacTTGTAGGGGCTTTGATGTATATTGTAACCACCGCTTGGTCAACATATGCAGCTTTAAGAAAAAGTTATCTTGGGTAGAAAATTTAATTAGTTTGGAATGAACCATGAAGGATGCCAGTGTGGAGTAGAATGATTCATTGAAGTGATTTGTAAAAATGGTTGTCTTATGTTCCGGCTCTTTTCGAGTCTCTGGGCTGTACGCACAGGATCAATGGATCAAGCCTCTCTGGGCCGTATAAAGACTTGGCCCGCTAGACTAGTCAACCTTCTCGGGCTGTGTTCTCCAACCCAGCTACGCAGCTCGCCGTGCTCGAGGGTGGGCGGCGGCGAGCCGGCGACCGACTGACACCCCGCGGAGGCGGCGAGTATCTCGCCGGTGATAGACAGGAGGAACCCGCCGTAAGCAAGTGACAATACTTTGCCCACTCGGTGATTCGAATCCCCCACTGGAGAGGCATTCCAAGCACAGGCAGCAGCCTGCAAGCACGGGCAGATTTGTAAGTCCGTAACCACCCTGTGTGCTcaattttcttcttcttcttcttcttcttctacagtCTGATATAAAGAGCGAAGCTAATACGCGGATGGTTTCTCTAATTTTAGTCCCATTTCAGTCATACCCTTATTCATACATACATCGATGGTCGATCCCTGCATTATGCCATTAGGGATCGGGCAGTTTTGACATGCCGTTTCGTTACAGCGAAGGGTCACAAGGATTTGCCATAATGCTGCGATATataattatatatatacgcagtaTAAGTTTGACTAGAGTGATCCAAGTTGTTCCATGTTAGTTGGTTGCGTATGTATGTCACTGTAATATTCTTCTGAACCAACCACTGGCATCCAACCCTCTCTTCTTATGCACGTCTTCAGAAACCGTAAATTTGCAGGTGTCATGGACAGGCAGTGACACCTCGCAATAGTCAAATCTTATTATCATAAACAAGTGCTGAGCTCTCCAAGAATTTGGACCAGATGGAAGATTGGAAATGTCAACGAAGCAATAGGCTATTATGATATCACAATTCGTGCAGAATCATACGGGGCTTACAATTTTTTAATCGTCACCTTATCTCCATCTTGTTGACTGAATGCTTCCGTTGAAAACTGCATTGTCAAAATGGCAATGCACCGGCTTGCAAAAAACGCGCTATCTCATCTCTGATTTGTATTGTGCGAAGTATAAGAACCAAATTGATTCAGTGTAGGGTGCTGACTTTCCAATTCACATCATGATTTTCTGCATAGTTCGACACCTGAAGAAGTACATCATAAAGCAAATAGGTGATTCAATGGGTCCTAACTTCTTTCTTGGCTGCATCTGAATCATTTTTCTTTACCTGATCTTTTTTTGATATGTTATCTTTGTCCATTCTCAATTTTGAAATGAACAGCCAAAACTATCAGTTCCCCATATCAAACTGTTTTATAAGTTTCCAAAGTATGCTGTTGTTCACGGTATGACAATCCTAGGTTGAGATTCCACAAAACCTCGTCGTATATCAGCTTCGTTTCCGTGGTAGTAGTTTCTGATCAATAATTGACAGTTTAATTTGGATAAATGACTAGTTATTTTTCTCCTTAATCGTTTCACCAAACTGCAGTCACAAGGAGAATTCAAGGACCAGCAAGGGTCATTGAAGAAGCTAGACCATATGCAGATGAGAACATATTTGAAACTGATGCATTGAAAGGGGAATTTCTGAGCTCACCTTTAATTGAGTTCAGCACGGTTCTTTTGGCGACAAATAATTTCAACGACAAGCTTGGGGCTGGTGGATTCGGTCCAGTTTACAAGGTGGGGTCATTTAAACTTTTTATCCTGTTCTAGGAATATTATTAAGCTCTGAATCGATTTTTGTTATGCATCTAGATTGCCACTTGACCAGCATAGTTGATAATACTTCTAGGGGAGATTACCAGATGGCCAAGAGATTGCTATCAAGAGGCTGTCAAACAGCTCTAGTCAGGGTTTGGAAGAGTTCAAGAATGAGGTCACTGTTCTATCCAAATTGCAGCACCGAAACTTGGTTAGGCTTTTTGGTTGCTGTGTTCATGGAGAAGAGAAGATGCTGGTGTATGAGTACATGCCTAACAACAGCCTTGACTCATTTATTTTTGGTAAGTTCAGATTTGGTTCTTGCGATTGGAACAGTGTGAATCTTTTAGCAGTAAACTAGTAACTGAATTTTTTGGCTGACATCTTGATCCTTTCATGGAAACTTTATTAGATGAAACTAAAAGACCATTGTTGAGTTGGAAACTGCGGTACAATATTATTCAGGGAATTGGGAAAGGAATACTGTACCTTCATCAAGATTCTAGGCTAAAAATCATCCATAGGGATCTCAAAGCGAGCAATGTTCTGCTTGATGATGGTTTCAACCCCAAGATATCTGACTTTGGCATGGCTAGAATTTTCGGTGAATACCAACTGCAAGCCCTTACCCATCGAATTGTTGGAACCTAGTAAGTCtccttttctgtcttgtttggtcAGTGTAAATAAACAGGGAACACATGTTGTTTCTCATTCAGATCATAGAGTTTAATAGCctcgctagttagcaattcagcaTTAAATACGTTCCTGGCTGGATGCTTATGTTTTGAAATCTGTGGATGTAGTGGCTATATCTCCCCGGAGTACGCAATGGAGGGTAAATTCTCTGAGAAATCGGATGTTTTCAGTTTTGGTGTGTTGATCCTAGAGATTGTGTGTGGCCGCAGGAACAGCTCCTTCAGTGATAACGAATGGTCAATGAATCTCGTGGGCCACGTAAGAAGACAGTCTTCTCCAACTTAAAACTTAAAACAACATATTAACAGCTCTCATGCATTCAAACATCCATGCTTGGCTCCAATTTCAGGCATGGACGCTGTGGACGAAAGGCAGCGTCTCGGAGCTGATCGATGCACTGATGGGTACCACATACTCTTATGACGAAGTCTCCAGATGCATTCAGGTGGGTCTCCTGTGCGTGCAAGAGTTACCAGCTGAGAGGCCAAACATGTCTCTGGTGCTCAGGATGCTGAGTGGTGATGTTGCACTTCCCGCTCCGAAGCGAGGCGCATTCTTCGTTGGAAGAGCCCCTGCGGATGACAAGGATACAGAATCAGGGAACCACCTAACTTACACTGAATTGGAAGGCAGGTAGAGTGCCCTTGGCTCAGCTTGCAGAAATTTGTACCTATGGATTATCAACTTCGTGTGTGAATGTCACTGTTTGACTCCCCTTTCTTAGTGCAATTTGAAACTTTGCTTGGAGCTGCTATTTTCAATACGAATTTACCTGTAGTTTGTGACCAGCACGCTATTTGGAGGCTGATTGTATATACATCTGTATGTTATTGGAAAAGGTTTCTTGTCGTTTTATACCAAAGATTATTGCAACACATTATTTCGAACACATGAATTTACCTGTGGTTTTTGACAGCTAGTTATCCAGTTATCAGAGGCAGCTTCTTAGACCATGTTAAAGATGTTGTACTTCCTCGAGCCAGGGTGCAATTTCACTTCTACATCTCAGAAGTTATAACTGTAATCCTAGTATAGATTTACCGGAAAAAAAAAGTATATACATTTCTCCATGTTCACTTGCAACATTATAATTATGTGTGTAGTATAAAGAAAAATATGAGAAGaaagggagtgatgttttggcacatgggagcgtatgctccctttattttgaaatgcatgttagacacattttgaaatgtcaaaaaatctgaaacaatttcgcacgtacatcttcatgtgctacgcgctcacaaagtcgtttcataaaaaatcgacttgtcgTGTGGCGTGTGTAAGAAGGACAAAATTTGGTGCtaaaacaaagacttgtcacaagataaattttctctttttcacgtagactacaaaaaatatcatttttcatgaaacttgacgaacacatatattatggagatgtacatgttaatttttttgttaatttttttTGTTAAAATTGAGTTTCTGGAGAAGAAAGAGTTACATAGTTACAAGAGATAAGTGTATTTTCATCCCTCAACTATTGTTTTAGTTAGACTTCGCGCCGCATCTTTTCGTTGGGTGTAAACTTTTCACCTTGAAATTACCATATCTAGTGTACTTTGCTGTTTATGAACTACCCACTTGTGCTATTTGTTAGAGACATGATAATTATGCATTACTGCAATCAGCTGTTCCTCTGGAAACTGTTGATGTCATGTTTTGCATGACTTTTCATGATTGGACCGTTGTTATGACCTTTTTTGGAaaaaatattatatttttatATGTGAAAATTGATATATGTACATTCTATTGCACGCACAACTTTTTTCCATACATGTAGGCAAATCTATACTGTCCAAACTCAACACCATTGTCAATTCCATAGTTTGCACATCCACACATGGTTTGGAATTGGATGCTACCCTTGATTCCAATATCCAAACAACAACTTTGGCATTGGATATATAGCAAGGAGGGAGCACATATGAGTCAAGCTTGTTGATAACACCATGCGGTCTGCTGATGTCGTCGCTCGAGCTAAGGTTTGTTGGCATCTAGAGGTAGCCAGGGTTTGCGCGGAAGAGTTGAAAAGGTGGGACCTAACAGCAGGGGCGGAGCCAGGTGACCAtagtaggggggggggggggggggcgaggaAGACAACTATCACCGAATGGTATAGAAGATTTTTTTTTAACAAAAACAAACGACACAAATAATACAATATAAGATATCTCAACTATAGCACCACTGTCAAAATGTGACAAATCATTTATCTTTTTCCTCATCATGaagattttttttgaaaaaataaaTTGTACATTCAATTCTTCTCATGCTATTTTCTGCCCGATCTAATAAAATCCTAACCAACCACTGGTATGCATGGATTGAACTGTAATTCTAACACACAGCATTCCTTAGTCAGGCCAGATTGAATTGTAATACACAACATAACGTAGTCAGGCTAGATTGAATTGTAATTCTAAAACACTGCATACCTTTCATGTGAGGTATAGTATAGATTGCAAACCAGCGCCAGAGTACAGCTTACCTTAATACACGTGCTGCGCGAAGGGACGGAGCAAGTTAGCACCTAGGCTGCCAGGCCGCATCCCGGTCTGATCACAGGTCGTATGTATGCGGCGAGGGGCGGGGCGGTGGCGTGGTGGCGCCCTAGCAGGAGTATCAGCGAGAGGCAGAAGGGGATGTATCACGTACGGTCTTAGATGATCGATCATCTGCTAATTCCAATGGACTGAATCCTAATGGACATATAGTGAGCAACTTTTTTTTAGGGGAATGTAGTGAGCAACTTCATCTAGTAAAACAAGGCAATAGGGGGAG
This region of Lolium perenne isolate Kyuss_39 chromosome 2, Kyuss_2.0, whole genome shotgun sequence genomic DNA includes:
- the LOC127336126 gene encoding G-type lectin S-receptor-like serine/threonine-protein kinase At1g11410 is translated as MIFCIVRHLKKYIIKQIVTRRIQGPARVIEEARPYADENIFETDALKGEFLSSPLIEFSTVLLATNNFNDKLGAGGFGPVYKGRLPDGQEIAIKRLSNSSSQGLEEFKNEVTVLSKLQHRNLVRLFGCCVHGEEKMLVYEYMPNNSLDSFIFDETKRPLLSWKLRYNIIQGIGKGILYLHQDSRLKIIHRDLKASNVLLDDGFNPKISDFGMARIFGEYQLQALTHRIVGTYGYISPEYAMEGKFSEKSDVFSFGVLILEIVCGRRNSSFSDNEWSMNLVGHAWTLWTKGSVSELIDALMGTTYSYDEVSRCIQVGLLCVQELPAERPNMSLVLRMLSGDVALPAPKRGAFFVGRAPADDKDTESGNHLTYTELEGR